The genomic region TGGTACCATTGAAAATGAATTGGTACATTAAGAGCACAATTTATCTCTATACAATGTAATTTCTTTGTCTTCATTCAGAGCTTTTTCTTGGAAAGCCACCACTTCTACCTTGAAACCATTCTGTAGTATAATATTTCGGAAGTAGCGAATAAGTCATTTAGTGAATaggtatattatttttattccacCTAACGTGTCAAGAATTTTTTGAATTACGTTAAAAACCTTTGAGTGTCCAGTTATCAAGTCTTGATCTTCATGATAAAaaattgtttctttattattattattattattattattattattattattattattattattattattattttatcattgagTCTTAATTATCAAGTCTTACTTCCCTGAAAAATTCAATCATATACACTGTGTGAACTTTAACAGAAAATTAATTTTGTCCTATCATGTTTCACTAACTAATAAATCCATGAGTTTTCTTGCTTTCAGTTTAATGGGGTCTTTTTTTCCATTAACCCTAAACCCTTTCCAATCTAGGTCCAACATCGTTTTTCCAATGCTTCTTTTGCTTTCAACCACAAAAATGTTAGAAGCAAATCTAGTTTCGGCTACCTTCAATAACATCACATTTGAATATCTATTGAAAATAGATTGTGACAAGTTATGGTCTAGGATAAAGTAGTTCACTTCACGCACCTCATCCGCCAAATCATTCACCCATCTGCATTCCGAATAGTGAGATGATTGATCAAAATACTCACAGATAGTTTTTAATGTCAAGTTCAAGCAATCAACAACTCAAGGAGTCCAAAAAATATGAggaaatttttattcaattaacgtTCCTGTACTTTTGAAATCGGATAGATTTGCACGACATTTTGTGGTGTGATTTTTTCGATGCCCTGGATGAACAAGCTTGCTATATATTCCGCCATCTTTAATTTTGTCACTTGAATCAACAGCCATGATAAACATTGCACCACCCAAAGAAGCCGCCATTATGTTAATTAGAGGCCTTTGTTGAATATCAGACCGGCCATTAGAACATATAGAAGTTCTTTTGCTCCATGTGTCTCGTATAGGTTCAAGAAGCCTATCAACAGATGCCCTCTCTTGAGTTCATAACGGCATCCGAAGTCGATCAAATGTAAGAGGTACATAGTTGGCTAAATTAGAATTTGCTAACTTTTGAGCCCAACTTCGAAATCAATGATATTTTACAAAATTGAAAGGTATGGGACTGGTGTAAAATGCTTGACCCCAATCCTTATCTGCTACATTGAAAACCAACTCCAAagctcctttccttttcttagGCGGAACTACATTAGACCGTTGGCGAAGTGACATGTAATATGTTTTCTATTTTGATGTTACGATTATATTTGCTTTCTTCCGTTCAGCACTTTCATGTTCTCTTCTAAGCTCTCGAAGTATTTCATTATTAACACCATTTTTTAACCCTAGTCATAGCTGTTGGCAATTGGCCCACTGTTATTTTGTCAAATAAATGGGCTGGatctgaatttaaaaaaaaaaaaaaactccctcATTGACAAGAAAAACCCTAGGAACTAAAAGTAAACTCACGAGAAGATCTTCTTATCTCTTACTGCCGATTACCGTTGGGGGCTTTCCCCatcagtttttcttttcttttcctccagCAACTACTTTATCAGAGGTTGTAGACGATCGCCGACGCCGCTGCCACCGCCGTGTatcttcttcctttctttttcctttcgaTTTCGCCGGATCTGATCCGTGTCCAGTGTCGGATCGTGTCGAACTGTAGAGTCCGGGTGCCGGAGGTGACGAGGATGGAAGGTAATGGAAATGGAATACCAACCGGGGACAAAATCATATTGAGGGGCTTGaaatttcatggtttccatggagtAAAGCCTGAAGAGAAAAAACTGGGTCAGAAGTTCTTGGTGGATGTAGATGCTTGGATGGATCTTCGGAAAGCCGGTGAATCTGACAACTTATCGGACACCCTTAGTTACACCGATATTTACCGGTGAGTAaccgaaaagacattgaattgaATCTTTTAGCTTATGTATTGGTTTTAATGA from Gossypium arboreum isolate Shixiya-1 chromosome 1, ASM2569848v2, whole genome shotgun sequence harbors:
- the LOC108481996 gene encoding dihydroneopterin aldolase 2-like; this translates as MEGNGNGIPTGDKIILRGLKFHGFHGVKPEEKKLGQKFLVDVDAWMDLRKAGESDNLSDTLSYTDIYRIVKEVVEGPSHDLLESVAQMIASKTFTNHSQISAVRVKVGKPHVAVHGCLDYLGVEIIRYRTIDAPN